One Bacillus sp. 2205SS5-2 genomic window carries:
- a CDS encoding YpjP family protein, with translation MSNWIKKFFFVLISILTFGVITPSHTYINESHKYDNSDDKLKSAYDSSAEVENEIVTREEILSSLTKEGEKTAYDKFGSKIGPKIDREFQQVILPKIQQSISDVLNQYPGEDLSQLMVSEVPVKAKSEKLFHIYHSQTSEDIIRFHVRKDHPPLEGFYFNFHYHTYHDSFQAHHELGDIYWEKNTPPNWSTLS, from the coding sequence ATGTCTAATTGGATTAAAAAGTTTTTCTTCGTACTGATTTCAATCTTAACCTTTGGTGTAATTACACCTTCTCATACATATATTAATGAAAGCCATAAATATGACAATAGTGATGACAAACTTAAGTCTGCCTATGACTCGTCAGCAGAAGTGGAGAATGAAATTGTTACAAGAGAAGAAATTCTTTCTTCTCTCACAAAAGAAGGCGAAAAAACAGCGTATGACAAGTTTGGCAGCAAAATCGGTCCCAAAATCGACCGGGAATTTCAACAAGTGATTTTACCGAAAATTCAGCAGTCGATTTCAGACGTTTTAAATCAATATCCGGGTGAGGATTTATCTCAGCTAATGGTGTCTGAAGTGCCAGTGAAAGCGAAAAGCGAAAAACTATTTCATATTTACCATAGCCAGACAAGTGAAGATATTATTCGTTTCCATGTCCGAAAAGATCACCCGCCACTCGAGGGTTTCTACTTTAATTTTCACTATCATACGTATCATGATAGTTTTCAAGCTCACCACGAGTTAGGTGATATTTATTGGGAGAAAAATACACCTCCAAATTGGTCCACCCTATCATAG